The genomic region taaaaaattttataattaaatatatgattAGGAATTCAAATTTTACcttcataaaaaattagctattgccttatttatttttgagaaagagcTATTGCCTTAACTTGATAATAAAACAAGcaattattgtaaaataaacGCTATTAACAACACTGTTTAACTTCCACCGAAAACATTGTCATGCAATCATTATCTCATTGACGATGCTCggccaaaaaaattgaaaaggacTTTGACTATGAAGCATGACTCGTGAGTGAGCACACGACTAATAAGACACACGTTTGGCCCACTCCCACGTCTCATATGGGGAGACGTGGAGTGCATGGAAGTATTGACGGTGAAACCCACTTCTAATCTTTTAACTCTTACCTTTTCTTAACTCTGTGAAAATTGGTAGGTCTGTTGCATTAAATTTGTGCAACATTTTCTTTGTATTCAACTACACTTAACACTTATCACCACTCCCATAGGCCTAAAGGACtaaagtttctttctttctttctttttagccttttactaaagtttctttctctctctctctctctctctcttttctgatACGGGGTACATTTGGCTCTGAGAAAGCTTTTAGAAAAAGGtaagcaaaaacaaattaaggGAAATGGTGAATCTGAATCTTGTTCTTTTGAGCTGTGTGATGCTTTTCTTATTTTATGAGACTTTGGATAGGACCcaggaaaagaaataaaaaagaatcctTTATAGACAAGtatttaagttttcaaaattcctttctttttcccaacattttcttagcaaccaaacagaaacaaaaaggtaggaatttttttttggggggtcaTTTTTTCACAGTTTAAGTAACTGGGTCTTCTTTGTTTTAGTGTGGGGTAGCaagtgaaagaagaaagaagatggTTAGGATATTGGTCCAAGTAGTGGGGGTTGTGTgcttgtggtggtggtggagtgCTGCAATGGCAGAGACTGAGTCTATCAAGTACAAAGACCCGAAACAACCCGTGATGGTTCGGGTAAAGGACCTGTTGGGTCGAATGAGTCTGGAGGAGAAGATTGGTCAGATGGTTCAGATTGATAGGAGTGTGGCCAATGCTGAGGCTATGAAGACTTACTTCATTGGTAAAATTCATTTATATCAAAGTTTCTATTTTATGTGCATTTGGTATCAATCCATGTATGGTTTTCGATGAACCCACTTTGTGATTTGTGGAATTTGAATCTTTAATGGGTTAATTTTAGTGTTTGTTTCTATGATCCTACATTGTGTGTTACACTTGGAATCATAAAGGTggcattttttttgggtttgtttttgaaGTTAATCCTTTCATTTGTTCTTGTTCTCATACAgttaaaagtgaaaaaaatgtaGGAATATGGCTGTGAATGCCAAGCCGAGAGAATTAAAAGTTCACtgttggtttttttaatttggttcgAACACATAGTCGAGCTTTAACTCATTGTTCAAGTTTGTTTGTGAGTTACTTGATTTTATTCTTTCCCCATATATATTAAACACCATGACTTATTTCATTGGTAAAAATCAATCATATCAAAGCTTCTACTCTATGCGCATTTGGCATCATTCCATGATTGGTTTTCAATGAACCCACTTTGTGCTTTGTGGAATTTGTATCTTTAATGGGTCAGTTTAGTGTTTGTTTGTATGGTCCCACAATGTGTGTTACACTTTGAATCATAAaggtggcattttttttttttaagttaaatcaTTTCATTTGTACCTGTTCCCATACAGTTGGAAGTGAAAAATCTGTGGAAATCCCTCTGGTGGTAATGATACcaaattgattgatattattttattaactttttggAATTTATAGATTTTGATGTTCATAAGAAAATTCCTTGATGATTTAACTTCATGGACGAATTTTAACTTATGCACTCTATgctttatatacatataatgCAGAACtgtaatatcaaattataagtGCATATGAATACTAGAATTCCTACTTATGTGCAGACTTTAATACAGAAGTATATATTGAACTTTGGACACTAAATTTTCTGAGCTACTAGTTGATGATTCTATGCTTTTCACTTCACTTAATTAcctctttatctctctctctctctctctcaaaccttGTTCTATGTGTAAGTTTGCACTGTCACGTTTTTGAAAATtgactctatatatatatgtgtgtgtttgtgtgtatatatgtgtaaagtttgtttttacttataatataaaattggtcTGTATTGCCAATATGGGGCCAAGAAACTTGACAATTAAAAACACTTTAATATTGAAATACTGGGATACCAAAgataataaagataaatttatataagaGAGGGTGGACTGATGTATGGCTTTTTTTGCAGGCAGTGTATTGAGTGGTGGTGGAAGTGCACCACTTCCACAGGCTAGTGCAGAGGATTGGGTAAATATGATTAACGGATTTCAGAAAGGGTCTATGTCCACTCGCTTGGGCATTCCAATGATCTATGGTATTGATGCGGTTCATGGACACAATAATGTCTATAATGCTACAATATTTCCTCATAACATTGGTCTTGGAGCTACAAGGCAAGTAGATATATGAAATTCTTTTGGCATCTAGTTTCGAACACATTCAATATGGCATTGGTTACACAAGGAATGCCTAGTAAATGTATCAATTCAACTAAAGCCTGTTAAAGTTACATTCCTTTTGAATAGGTCTCCATTATGTTGATGCAAAGAGTTGAGGTGTAATATAACACGGAACTCATTTAACATGATTTAATGTGCATTGACTGGGAAGATAATGAAATACATATGTATCCTTATATTGAATTAATCTTTTAATGCATAGGGACCCTGAACTGGTGCGGAGGATTGGTGAAGCAACAGCACTTGAAGTCAGGGCTACAGGGATTCCTTATGTGTTTGCTCCATGCATTGCGGTAAAAGATATACTTCAGAGTTTTAGATAGTGTGCTACATATTTGAAGCTGCAAAATGCTTGCCTTATATGtgttttgttaaaaactttgaaattttCCTGAAATCTTTTCTCCAGGTCTGTAGAGATCCAAGGTGGGGACGGTGTTATGAAAGCTACAGTGAGGATCCCCAAATTGTGCAAGAGATGACAGAAATTATACCTGGATTACAAGGAGAGATTCCTTCTAATTCTAGGAAGGGAGTTCCATATGTTGGTGGGAAGTATGAACCTTATTGCATTTATGGATAATATGATTTACCCTATGCTTACCTTTCTCCTGAttctttaattattaattgaagGGACAGTATCTCCATAGCTGAAATTCCATACTCCATACTTGCCAGGATTcaagcccaaaaaataaaaagttccaAGATTGATTTATgtgttgtaaattttttttattaacttaattgttcactatttaccTGATTTAATTCATAAATTTCCTGCAGGAAAAAGGTGGCAGCTTGCGCAAAGCATTTTGTGGGAGATGGTGGGACAACCAAGGGCATCAATGAGAATAACACCATGACTGACCGGCACGGGTTGCTCAGCATTCACATGCCTGCCTATTCTGATGCTATCATCAAGGGTGTATCTACAGTCATGGTTTCCTACTCCAGCTGGAATGGAGAAAAGATGCATGCAAACCATGAACTAGTTACTGGCTTCTTGAAAGACACTCTTAAGTTTAAGGTTAatgttcttttttatatttccaagcaaatttttgtttttctatagTTGTTAACAATGTAATCAGATGGACATCGAAGACAAAAGCCTGATTGCATCTCCTTATTTATGCACAAAGAATTAGGCAGACACAGAACTGAGATATTGCCTGCTTACATGTtttaatcaacaaaaaaatgttttctttcatTATACAAAATTGTTTGTTTCATTTCATGGTGGCATTAAACGCAGAACTACACTTAATAGTTGCAGCAGGCTACACAAGTCCCTTTCAAAATCTGGCACTAGCTAGAGTCACGTCTTTTGTTAAATTCTTAAGATTCATATCAGTTTTCATTAGAACATATATCAACATTCTGTATGTACTACCTCCAGAACCTTACAACTCCTTTAATCTGTTTACTTAAGCATATCACTTATGTACTCCTCAAGTCATTGGTCTTGTACTACATGGAGTTTCTCTCATATGCTTGcattttatatcttttatagtattcccccccccccccccccccccccccaaaaaaataaatgtcaaCAATTTTCTTCTGGCTGCATTCTTTTTCCGAAAAGTTATTTTTACCATCCAACACTTTATCGATGAAAGGATATTAAGGTTTCTCTAAATTTCTAGTTATAAAATCCTTAAGGAATGATTTTTATTTACACAAGCGGTCACTTTTTCATTGTTTTCAACCATCAATCTACACtacaaattatgtttttatttttactagatTCATATTATATTCTAATTACCCTTGCTTTACATCTTGCTTCAAAATGAggcttaaaatattttattgttgttgttgttgttactgTTTATTGTTACCATGGTAAGTATCTCTTTTCATGTGTCTCATGCTAACAACAATTAATGTTCTATTAACTGTCAGGGCTTTGTTATCTCAGATTGGGAGGGTGTTGATAGGATTACCTCACCACCGCATTCAAACTACACATACTCTGTCCAAGCTGCAATTCAAGCCGGCATTGACATGGTCAGTGTCGATCTTTTGGGACAAATCTCATTAACTAGTGAACAAGAAAACTACATTTATGTTGTACTGTATTCCATACAAAAATGCCAATCTAGATGAAACTATTTAATTAACTCAGAGGCTTGGTTCTCGTGTTTAACAGGTAATGGTCCCTTTCAACTATACTGAGTTCATTGATGATCTTACCTACCTGGTCAAGAACAATTTCATCCCGATGGATCGCATTGACGATGCGGTGGCGAGGATTTTGCTAGTAAAGTTCACCATGGGTCTCTTTGAGAATCCCCTGGCTGATTTCAGCCTAGTCAATGAACTTGGTAGCCAGGTCAGTCAATTTGTTCCCAGCTTTTGAATTTGTCTGTCAACTTATAAATATTTCCAGTTACTCTGGCTATTTAGGCTTGCAATTGTAGTTGGTTAAATTAGATGGGATAAACATTTGTATCTTATTAAAATCCcatgccaaaata from Castanea sativa cultivar Marrone di Chiusa Pesio chromosome 11, ASM4071231v1 harbors:
- the LOC142617291 gene encoding uncharacterized protein LOC142617291, with translation MVRILVQVVGVVCLWWWWSAAMAETESIKYKDPKQPVMVRVKDLLGRMSLEEKIGQMVQIDRSVANAEAMKTYFIGSVLSGGGSAPLPQASAEDWVNMINGFQKGSMSTRLGIPMIYGIDAVHGHNNVYNATIFPHNIGLGATRDPELVRRIGEATALEVRATGIPYVFAPCIAVCRDPRWGRCYESYSEDPQIVQEMTEIIPGLQGEIPSNSRKGVPYVGGKKKVAACAKHFVGDGGTTKGINENNTMTDRHGLLSIHMPAYSDAIIKGVSTVMVSYSSWNGEKMHANHELVTGFLKDTLKFKGFVISDWEGVDRITSPPHSNYTYSVQAAIQAGIDMVMVPFNYTEFIDDLTYLVKNNFIPMDRIDDAVARILLVKFTMGLFENPLADFSLVNELGSQVHRDLAREAVRKSLVLLKNGENKTNPILPLSKKAPKILVSGTHADNLGYQCGGWTIEWEGFSGNNYTRGTTILGAVTSTVDPSTEVVYRENPDSDFVKSNNFAYAIVVVGEHPYSETLGDSMTLTMVDPGPSIIKNVCEAVNCVVVVISGRPIVIEPYLSSIHALVAAWLPGTEGQGVTDVLYGDYGFSGKLPRTWFKTVDQLPMNFLDSHYDPLFPFGFGVTTESVKDLVSRSTSAGIHEKPSTLTIVVSVISTLYLTAPNNWLNQK